AATTTCTCGGTCCTTTCATATATCTCAGGATCCTTCGACTCAAGCTTAGACTTCAGCTCGGGGTAGCTCATGTAGAGAGGGTAGAGGAAAACGAGAATCAGTAGTAGCAAGAGCATAGCTGAGAAGAGCTTCGCCCAGAACTCATGAGTCTCAGGAGGTAACTCGAGGAAAGATTCTAGAGGAACTAGGGAGGACCAGAGGAAGGCTTCATATCCGCTGACCTTAAGGAGCTTCTCAGATAGCTCATCTATTGAATTGGAGATATTTATGAAGAGAAGGGAAGCATTTTCAGGACTCCTTCTCTCTATTACCAGCCTAGATAAATTTCCGAATTTCTCGTAAAGAGTTTTCCTCTCCTCATCGAAGTAGCTAGCATTTTCCAGTAGTTTACTGACCCTAGAGTAACTAGCCTCGAATTTGAGGAGTTTGGAGCTCAAATTAGCCAAGCTGTTCGGTGAGGGGGCTACGTAAATACGATAAAGCATCGATAAGTTCAACTCGGTTAACGAGATCTTGAGAGTATACTCCCCGGGCTCACTCGGGAACTTCATCCTTAAGTTCACGCGGCCAGCTGATGAAACGAGAGATAGCTCATCTAAGGCATTCAGATCCTTCATTAGAGTCGCTTTAACATGAATTGAGCCGTTAAATGGCATTTCCAGCTCGAGATCATAGTAGCCTCCCTCGATCCACTCGGGGACATGAAGCTGTGGTTGCGCGCCCGCAGACAGGATAGGGATAAATAATATTAAGAGGAGGAGGACTCTCATCGAGCTGAATTGAGGGTGCGTTTTATATAAAGATTCTCCATTGAATCCCATATTTAAGTACCCAAGCTGTATATTAGAAAAATTCTCGATGAATGTTGAATGTATGAGACTTCATGAAGATTACCCTCGATTAACAATATATCGGGGACCGGTAAGGTGACCTATGTGCATAGAGGAGGTCGGTATCTCAGCGATCCAGATATTCGCTATACTGAACCCCATAAGCGTGATACCTATCTTCCTCTCCCTGACCGAGGGCAGGGATGAGGGCGAGGTGAGGAGGATAGTGGGGGTCGTCTCGGTAGCTATCTTCATCATGATGTCCATATTCTCCTTAGCCGGAGAGCTAATCCTCAAGCTTATGGGGATAAGCGTCAGGGGGCTCAAGATAGGGGGAGGCGCTATACTCATGGTGCTAGCGGTCGATATGCTCCAGGGGATGCCGAGGACTAAGAGCGTCGAGGAAGAGGAGCTCGCTATAGTTCCTCTATCCACTCCCCTGCTAGTAGGTCCCGGGACCATGACAACAATACTCCTCCTATCCAACAAGTACTCCGGGACTTACGGTTACTTATGCTCCTCCCTCATCCTGACCCTAGCCTCGGCTTTAGTTACGGTAGCTAGCTACTTGATACTCAGGAACTCGGGGAAGCTCAGGAAAGTCCTGGGGGTCAACGGTCTGAGGGGGCTCGGTAGGTTCATGGCCATAATAGTGGCTGCGACGGCAGCGGATATGATCTCCTCCGGTATCCTAGATTTCATTAAGAGCTAGACCAGGATCTGAGGGAAAACTTCCTCAATTTCTCTTCGAGAACTTCAACTCCTATTCCTGGGGCTCCAGGAGCTCTTATAGTACCTCTGGATGTCAGCTCCCAGGGGGGATCGACTATATCCTCCTCGTAATATCTGCTGCTGGCTGATATGTCATTAGGGAACTTCACGTTCGGGAGGGTGGCTGCAGCCACCAAATGGCCCCTGCCTATCCCAGTCTCGAGCATTCCCCCTATCCAGATTGGCATGCCGACGCTCTCGCAGAAATCATGTATAATTTTGGAGTTGAGGAGGCCCCCGACTCTAGCTGGCTTCAAGTTTATTATTGAACAACTGCCAAGCCTGTAAGCTTTGTAAGAATCCTCAGGTTTCTTTATGGATTCATCCAAGCATATGGGCGTCTTGAGCATCTTAGCGAGGATGGAGTGATCGACTAGATCATCGTAATCCAGGGGCTGCTCTATCATCAGGAGCTCATATTTATCCAGTTCCTTCAGGGAGGGCCAGTCCTGAAGCCTGTAAGCTGCGTTAGCATCAACCTGGAGCTTTATATCCGGATATTCCCTCCTAACGGCCCCAACTATATCCTTATCCCATCCGGGCTTTATCTTAAGCTTTATCCTCCTGTATCCCTCATCCAAGTAGGAGGAAACTACCCTCAGGAGCTCATCCACGCTCCTCTGTATCCCTACGCTGACACCGCTCTCTATCTCCTCCCTAACACCACCCAGCAGCTTCCACAATGGAATGGAATTCTTTTTGGCTTCCAGATCCCAGAGGGCCATTTCAGCACCAGCTTTCGCCATCTGATGCCCCCTGACATTCCTAACTTTATTCAGGAATTCATTTGGATCCTTAGCTTCCATTAAGGGCTTCGAAAGGAATTCCTTTATTATGTAGAAGGCTGTCTCCGATGTCTCATATGAGTAGAAAGGCTGGGAATCAGCTGGAGCCTCTCCCCAGCCGACTAAGCAATCTTCCTCCAGCCTCACTATCACGCACTGTCTCCTCTCGCTCACCCCAGAGCTTATCTCGAAAGGAGCTAAGAGGGGCATCTCCACCAGGAATATTTCAAGCTTTCTTCCCACTCCTCATCTCCTCCAGTATCTGCTTAGCCCTCTCGACGTTTATCTTCCTCTCCCTTATCATCCTCTC
The sequence above is drawn from the Candidatus Korarchaeum cryptofilum OPF8 genome and encodes:
- a CDS encoding MarC family protein, with the translated sequence MCIEEVGISAIQIFAILNPISVIPIFLSLTEGRDEGEVRRIVGVVSVAIFIMMSIFSLAGELILKLMGISVRGLKIGGGAILMVLAVDMLQGMPRTKSVEEEELAIVPLSTPLLVGPGTMTTILLLSNKYSGTYGYLCSSLILTLASALVTVASYLILRNSGKLRKVLGVNGLRGLGRFMAIIVAATAADMISSGILDFIKS
- the menC gene encoding o-succinylbenzoate synthase; protein product: MGRKLEIFLVEMPLLAPFEISSGVSERRQCVIVRLEEDCLVGWGEAPADSQPFYSYETSETAFYIIKEFLSKPLMEAKDPNEFLNKVRNVRGHQMAKAGAEMALWDLEAKKNSIPLWKLLGGVREEIESGVSVGIQRSVDELLRVVSSYLDEGYRRIKLKIKPGWDKDIVGAVRREYPDIKLQVDANAAYRLQDWPSLKELDKYELLMIEQPLDYDDLVDHSILAKMLKTPICLDESIKKPEDSYKAYRLGSCSIINLKPARVGGLLNSKIIHDFCESVGMPIWIGGMLETGIGRGHLVAAATLPNVKFPNDISASSRYYEEDIVDPPWELTSRGTIRAPGAPGIGVEVLEEKLRKFSLRSWSSS